GACGGCATTTACAGCATGGCCAGTACCGTACCGGCCCTGAAAGAGCTGCACGACCAGAAGCTGATGAAGAACCTGGGCCTAGAAGGGCTGATAAATGCTACCAAGGAAATAGTAACCGATGCGCTCATGAGCTATTTCAATGAAGATATAGCCCTAAGTCAAGCCGTATTCGATCGGGAAGTACCTGTGCTGGAGCAGTATGATAAGTGCTTCAAACGACTGGTGCAGCGCATAGGCGAAAAACCGGAGCTAGCCGAAAGCCTGGTGCAGCTCGTGCTGATTATCCAGCACCTGCGGCGCATGGCCCGGCTAGGAGTGAGTATTGCGGAAGAAACGATATTTTATCTGAATGGCACGATACGGCGCCATAGCGGCGAAAAAAACCCGTCGGCCGGCTGGGAACACAGTCCGCCGGATACGCAGGAAATATAGTTTTTGCGACAATTGTTTTTCTTCGATTTTTGCACTACAAACTGGTACACATAATCCCACTTTAGATGTTTCGCAATTGGACTACCCAAACCATACGTATACTCGTTGGACTGCTTTTTGTTTTTTCCGGGCTAATCAAGGTGAATGACCCGCATGGTTTTGCCTATAAGCTGATCGAGTATTTCGAGGTCTTTCAGCAGGATTTCAGCTTTCCGGCAGCCTTTTTCATTGAATCGGCCTTCGGGCTAGCCGCCCTTATAGCCGTATTCGAGTGTGTACTGGGTATGCTACTGCTCACAGGCTGGCTGCGGCGCTTCACTACACTGTCCATTTTCGGGCTGATTGTTTTCTTTACGGCCCTCACCTTTTACAGCTGGTATTTCAACAAGGTACAGGACTGTGGCTGCTTCGGCGATTTTCTGCACCTCACGCCCTATCAGTCCTTTATCAAGGACGTAGTGCTGCTGGTGCTGATTAGCTACCTGTTCTTGTATCCCAGTCGCATACGTCCGCTTTTGGGCAATAAAAAAACAAATGCCCTGCTGAGTGTGGTGCTGTGTGCCAGTTTCCCCATAATCGTGCTATCCACCCTGAACAGTGGGCCTGTAGTAGACCTGCTGGGGGCCTGTGTGGGCTGCGACTTCAAAGCGCACACAGAAAACCCCAACGGCCCCAAGGGCATCAAGGAATGGATACCCCTGGACAGCGAGTGTGCGCAGAACGGCATGCAGGGCTGGAGCGTGCTGGTGGTAGTAAAGCAGCTGGAAGATGAAGAGCCGGGGCTGTATGCCCAGCTGAAAGATACCCATGCCAGCCTGGACAGCCAGAAAGTGAGCTTCTTCCTCACCACCGCCAGCCTGAGCAGCGTGCTGAAACCCTGGAAGGAACAGCACAAACCTGCCTACTGCATAGCACGCAATGGCGGCGATGTACTCAAGACCATTATTCGGAACAACAAGGGAGCCCTGCTGCTGAAGGATGGCGTAGTAGTGGAGAAATGGGTGGGACAGGTACCCGATGCGGCCGACATTCAGCGCCTGACAGAGCAATAGAATCCGGGCTATACCCCTCCAAGGCTAGGCAGAAAGCATGGTCCGCGTCCGGCACCCGCGGTTTGTGTATATTCGCGCCATGCCTATTCGGATGTATATGCACCGGGCAGCCTGCGCAAAACTTGCTCTACCCAGGCTGTGGGCCTGCATGCACCCGCGCCCTACCCAAGAGCTGCACCCCTGGACCGGGGGTAATCCCCCAGCGGAAGCGGTACAAGCCCGAGAAGCAAGCCTGAGCCCCCTGCACACATGAGTGTAAAAACCCTGGCCCGGCAAACAGCCATCTATGGGCTTAGCTCGATCGGGAGCCGCCTCATTAACTGGGGCCTAACGCCCCTGTACACCTACTACCTGACCACGGGTGAGTACGGGGTGTACTCCGACCTGCTCACCTTTGCCTTTTACGGCATTGTCGTGCTCACATTTGGGCTGGAAACGGCCTATTTCAACTACTACCCCAAGAGCCGGAACGGAGACCGCATTTATGCCACGGCCTTTAGCTGGATCCTGCTGCTTAGCAGCATCTTCTTGCTGCTTTCACTGCCGTTTCACGTACAGATTGCCGGCCTCATGGGCTACGGCAATGACACGCAGCTGGTTTGGATGCTGCTGCTCATCACAGCCCTGGATTCACTGGGAGCACTGCCCATGGCAGCCCTGCGTATGCAGGAGCGGGCCGTACGCTTTGCCTCCATCACCCTAAGCCATATCCTACTGATGGTGGCGCTGAATCTGATTTTTTTTCTGACGCTGGAGCCCACGGTGTTTTATATCTTTCTGGCCAACCTGTTTGCCAGCGGGCTAAGGCTAGCCCTGAGCCTACACAACAACCTACCCAGACTGAAGCTGGTAGAGAGGCGCACCCTGAGCCTAATGTGTACCTATGGATTCTGGTTTATGGTAAGCGGCATGCTGGGTGTAATGAGCGTGCAGCTGGACCGCAACCTGATTACACGCCTATGGCCGGATGGGCAGCTGTGGCAAGGCAAAGCCTATACCGGAGCGGAACTGAATGGAATCTATTCAGCCATATACAAGGTTGCCATTATCATCACACTTTTCACCACAGCCTATCGGGCGGCTGCCGAGCCATTCCTCTTCAGGCAGGCAAAAAAGAAGAATAGCTTGGAGAATACTGCGCGTATTTTCAACTATTTCACGATGATCAAGATCTTCATCATGCTGGTAACAGGCTGCCTGGCCTATGAGATAGTGAGCTTCAATGGCTTTGGGCTGCTGAGCTTTAGCTTTATCCACCCCGACTACTGGCCGGGCCTACAGGCGGTACCCCTGCTGTTAGCTGCCAATGTTTTCTGGGGTGCCCACCTTAGCTTAGGTATCTGGTACAAGGTAAAGGCCAAGCTCAATTACGCCCTGCTAATATCGGCAGTAGGAGCAGTGGTAACCATCGGGTTAAACAGCTTACTCATTCCATACATGGGCTTTATGGGGGCGGCTGTGGCTACCCTGGTCAGCTACGCTACCCTGGCTATATTGAGCTACAAATGGGGCAACCGGTACTACCCCGTACCCTACCAGGTGAACCGGCTGCTGGTGTACGGGCTCATTGCTTTTGCGCTGGTATGGGGCTTTATGGAGCTTACACTGGCGGGCTACACCCAGGGCTGGTTCAGCCTGCTGAAGATTGGTTGCTGTGTGGCCTTTATCTGGATCGTGCGGCGGCTGGAGCGGAACAACCTGATGCGCACGCACTTTGCCGAGGACTAGTGGCTCAGTATCAACCGAACTGGGGGTAAGGCTAACTCTTGGCCAGGAGCATGTAGGATATACAGCCCGGCAGGCAAGCCTGATAGCGAGAGCAGCTGCCTGCCCGCTGGCAGATCCCAGGTTTTCAGCTCTCTACCCATCACGTCCTGTAGTGCCAGCTGTAGCGGCTGCATAGCCTCAACCCATACTTGATCTGTCGCTGGGTTGGGATACACGCGCAGGGGGCTGGGGGTAGCACCCGCAGAAGAAGCGCGGGAAACGGTGGGGTCGGAGGTAAAGACATAACGCACCAGTATGCCGTCTGAGGGGCCCCCGCCGTAGAAAAACTGGCTGGCGTTCAGGGCGGGGAAACGGGCCTCACCAAAGGTCTGCCCACCCATCACCGTCTGTACACTGTCGGCCGCTGCGGCATATAGCACGTCTGCCGCTGCACCCCCGTAGTAGGAGGCCTGCAAAAGTACTGCCGTATGCGAAAACACAGCCCAGTAGCCATCGGTGGTGCCGCCCCGATATTCGTCCAGAAACCCGGCACGCAGGGTAGGTAGATCGGTGCTGCGAGTCTCGCCTACGGCATACAGCTCACCCTGCTTGCGGTTGACAGCCAGGCCGTGGGCAAACTCGAACTCGCTACCGCCCAGGGCATACGTACTCCACAGGTTTAGCCCGGCCGTATCAAAACGTGCCAGAAACAGGTCTGATCGGCCTACCAAGCTAGGCTGGGTGGGCAGCAGCAGGGGGAAGTTGGGGCTAAAGGTATGGCCCAGCAGCACCGGCTTCCAGGCACTGTCCAGCACCAGGCCGTGCACCTCTTCCTCATCCGTTCCACCCCAGTAGGTACCGCGCCGCAAAGCACCTGCCGAGTCGAGCTTGATCCAGAAAGCATCCTTTGTGCCCGAAAACGCTGGCTGGGCCGCGCCTGGCACATTCAGATCGGGGCTGCTGGTACTGCCGGCCAGGTAGTAGTGTGCGCCCCGGGCATCCACAGCCAGGCCGCCCGGCTGCTCAAAAGCCGTTCCGCCATAGTAGCCCGCCCAGCGGAGTCGACCCGTTGTGTGCACCTTGGCCATCCACAGGTCTCCGCCACCCGGGGGGCTGCCCTGCAGGCCACCCGTGCCCAGGCTGGCCAGGCCACCCGTGGTGGTACCCAGCACAACCACAAAGCCCGATGTATCGATGGCCAGGTGGGTAATGGCATCGATACCCACCTGGCCAAAGTACTGACTCCATAGATACAAGCCCTGTGCATTAAATTTGGCCAAAAATGCGTCTTGATTGCCCCCATAGGCCAGCTGACCCAGGCCAAAGGTAGCAATGGAACCGAGGGTGCTGCCGCCCAGATAGATTGCCCCACTTGCATCTACAGCCACTGCCAGGCCCTCATCGGCCTCGCTCCCACCGAAGTAGGTAGCCCAGCGCAGGCTGCCATTTGCATTGTTCACACCCACTACGGCATCTCTGGCGGGGCCGCCCTTTACCACCTGGCCGGCAGTAGCCGGAAAGTTCTCACTATCGGTATAGCCCGCCCAGGCAAAGCCGCCGTCGGGCAGGGTGGCAATAGACCGGATGGCATCGGCAGCGCTACCCCCTATAAAGGACGAAGACGTGCGCAAAAGAGGATCCACAACGATCGGGCCCGTGGATGCTGCGGCCACTGCCTGGTAGTACAGGCGGGTGCCTACCAGGCGGTGCTGTACCGTCAGCGGGTGCCCATTCGGTCCCTGCCAGGCAGCTGGTATGTGCTCTGCGAGCCTACCCAGGGGGGTGTGCAGGTGCAGGGCATTCTCCTCGGGCTGCAGGTGCGCACCCACCACCTGCCAGTAGAAAGCTGACAAGGCTGCCGCATCCTGTGCCAGGAGGTTGTACTTGAACGAAGCCGCTTGCTCCATCAGCTCGAGGTCTACTCCGGGTGCTATGCCCCGCAGCAGCAGGGTGTGCGCCGCCTGCAGGCCTGCCTGCGCCCTGTGGCTATGCCCCGTGGTGATAAACCGGTACGTAGCTGCATCCGCCGCTACACTGGGCTCGAAAGCGTGCGGACGGGTGGGGAAAAGAAAATCGATCCGGACGGCAGCATCGGAGCCATCGAGGGTGCCAGTGGGCACATAGTGCAGGCCCAGGTCGGACACATAGACCGTAAGGCCCGAAAAACGGGCGTAGTAGCGAATGGCAGCCCCGGCCAGCGGCTGGGTCCATTGGGCCGGATAGGGTACAAATCCGGCGGCACGCACTTCCGCCAGGCCGGCCAAGAGGAAAATGAGGACTGTCAGGCATTTCTTCATCTGGCAATATTAATCAGGTACGTGTTTATTTTTCGTGAAGCAGTACGTCCCAGGCCGCCCGGATGTCGGGATACGAGAAGCCCTTTTGCAGCAGATAGCGTACCACGCGCTCGTATCGCTGCGGGCTGTCTGGCGGCAGCTGGGCCAGCTTTCGGCGCATCAGTTTTTGGATGCGCTGCTGCTGCTCGGCCCCATCCAGGGCCTGCAGGGCAGCCTCGGCGATCGGCCCTGGCACCCCCTTCCGGGCCAGGCCTGCGGCTATTTTTTGCCTACCCCATTGGTTTTGATTGGCCTTGCTGCGCACATACAGGCTGGCAAAGCGCTGCTCGTCCTGGTAGCGCTCATCCTGTAGCAGCCTCAGTATCTCCAGGGCCCATGGGGTGGGGCAGCCCCAGCCCTGCAGTTTCATCAGTACCTCCATAGCACTGCGCTCCTGCTGCGCACAGTAGCGCTGCGCACGGGTCAGCCAGGGCTCCAGGCCTGGCATCATAGGGTATCTCGCTCCTTTTTTGGCAGGGCCGATACAACCAGCTCGTAGCTATGGTCTATCCAGTGGCGTAGCTCCACATCGGGCAGGCTGCCATCCAGGCAGATGGTATTCCAGTGCTTCTTGCTCAGGTGGTAGCCCGGCTGCACCGCCGCATAGCGCGCGCGCAGCTCCAGGGCCTGCGCCGGGTCGCACTTTACACTGATGTACAGGGGCGTGCTATCCAGGCGAATAATCATCCAGATCTTGCCCCGTACCTTCAGCACCAGTGCGTCGTCGCCAAAGGGCATGGTCGGTTCGCTGCCCGGCTTGGCCAGGGCGTAGGCCTGCAGGGTATCTAGCTCTTTCATAGGGATCGAAATAAGGATCGAAAGGTTTTTTTGCCCCGCACATAGTGCTGCCACAGCAGGCTGCCCGGGTAGTAGCCTGCCAGCTGGTGCAGCCGACGGGGAGGCTGCAGCCGGCGGCTGCGCCAGGCGGAACGAAGCCTACCCCAGAAGGAGAGGTGGGCACGAATAACGGTCCAGGTAAGTGCCGGGCGCAGGCGCAGCAGCTGCACAAGGCCCCATACTCCGTCCAGGCAAAGGCGGAAGCCCAGCATCCGCACTGCCGAGCCCAGGGGGGCATTCTTTGCATACGTCAGCAGGCTATTGCGGATGTTGTAAAACACCTTTCGTGGGTGGCCCATGGGTAGGCTAGCTCCACCCAGGTGGTACACCAGGCTTTTCGGCTCCACCCATATTTCGTAGCCTGCATTCTGGGCACGCCAGCAGAAATCGATCTCCTCCATGTGTGCGCCGAATCCTTGGTCGAAGAGGCCAAGCTGGCGAATAACCGAGGTGCGTATGAGCATACAGGCCCCAGATGCCCAGAAAACAGGCCGCGCGTCATCGTACTGCCCCTTGTCTGGCTCCAGTGTGCCGAAAATACGGCCCCGGCAAAAGGGAAAGCCCCAGGCATCGAGCCAGCCCCCTGCGGCCCCGGCGTACTCGAAGCAGGTGGGCTGGCGATAGGAACGGATTTTGGGCATAACGGCGGCCAGGCGGGGATTTTGCTCGGCCAGCGCCACCAGGGGGGCCAGCCAGCCTGGGGTGCAGGCCACATCGGTGTTCAGCAGCAGTACGTAGGTGCTCTCTATCTGCTCCACGGCCAGGTTGTTTCCATGCGCAAAACCCAGGTTCTGTGCAGGCTGCAGCAGGCGGGCATCGGGGTAGTGTGTGCGCAGCCAGGCTGCCGAGCCATCTGTGCTGGCATTATCCACCATACACAGCTGCAGCTGCGGCCAGCCGGCTGGCTGTAGCGTGGGCATAAACTGCTGGAGCAGGTGTTTGCCGTTCCAGTTTACAAGCACAAGGGTAACCGTAGCAGGCACGGGTGGGGGCAGGGTAGCTATAGTCCGAGTTGGCTAATATCCAGGCCCGGTATGTTGGGCAACATGCCCTGGGTAATCTTGCTCATTTCCTGCCGGGCGGCCTGCTCGGCCTTCTCCAGGGCGTTATTGGTGGCAGCGGCTATCAGATCTTCCAGCATTTCCTTGTCCTGCAGCACGTCTGCCTCCAGCTGTACGTGCAAGATCTGGCGTGCGGCGTTGGCTGTTACCCGTACCATGCCCCCGCCGGCCATGCCCTCTACGGTGATATCGGCCAGCTTCTTCTTTGCCTCTTCCAGGCGCTGCTGCATTTCCTGCATCTTGCCAAACATATCTGCGATATTCATGCTATTCAGAATTTGTTATCCGATTGGGTACCCAGCGGAGAACAAAGGTAGGCCTTTGCACTTGCATGGGGTTACACAGGGGCAATTTCGGTATTTTTCATTCAGCCAACCGAGGGCAGCTGTAGCGCAGGAGGTGCCGACCAGCGGTGCTTGTGCCGCACAAGGAACACTTCAGGCCGGAGTTACGGGAGATTCCGGCGACTGCGGGGCCACCAGCAGGGTCTGTTCCCGGTCCAGGACTACCTGGCCTACAGCCAGCTTTTTGTGCTTTCGCACATACTTGCGTTCGGTATAGCTCACGGTGGCCAGGCTGGCCCGTCGCTGCTTGCTAAACCAGGCTGCCAGGCCAGCGGCATATTCCAGTACGGCGGGCGGAACCTCCTGTTTCGCATGGGCCCGGCGGAGCACCACATGGCTACCCCGTACGTCTCGGGCATGCAGCCACAGGTCGTGCTTGTGGGCGTAGCCAAAGGTCAGTCGGTCGTTGCTGGTGGCATTCCGGCCTACCAGGATTTTGAATCCCTGATATTCAAAGCGGCGAAAGGGGGCCGCGGGGGCATCCCCGGTAGCAGCCGTATCGGCTTCGGGCTGGGGGTATCGGCTCATAAAGGCCTTGAGTGCCTCCGGGCCATCTACCTGCTGAAAATCGGTAAAAGCCTGGGTCGCCGCCGCAGCTGCGGCCTGTAGCTGGGGCAGCTGGGCCTGTAGCCACTGTAGGCGCTTGCTGCGGTCCTTCTGCTTCCGGTACCAGCGGGCGGCCTGCTCGGCAGCGGGCAGCAGGGGGTCCAGCTGCACCCGCAGCACCCCGGCCCGATACAGGTCTTCCAGTTCGATTGCCTCCATACCGGGCCGGATACGATGAAGGTTGGCCATCAGCAGGTGGCCTATCTCTTCGGGCGGACGCTCGGCCAGCAGGGCTGCCAGGGCCGCCTCCCGGTCGGCATGGCGGGCGGTAGCCAGGCGGTACTGCCGGTGCACCCAGTGGGCCACACGGGCATACCGGTGCTGATGCTGCTGCTGCCGGTAGTACTGGCGCACATGGGTGGCCAGGGCCTCGGGCAGGGGCAGGCGGGCCAAACCCGGCAGGGGATGCAGGCAAAAAACCGGGCGGCCCGCCTGCTCGCCCACCGTAGCACTGCCATCGCAGCAGTGGGCCAGGTAGTGGGCCGGGGTGTACGTGTGCGCCTGCATATACTGCCGCATGGCATCGTCTATCCACCTGGGCACATGCGTGGGGGGAACAGACGGCAGCAAGCTGGCAGGGCAAACAAGGCTAAGAGCTGCAAGATCGAGCTGGCCCGGGCTACGAAAAAACAGGGGGGAGTCGGCTTTCTGCCTGGCCTGCCAGCAGGCGTAGCCACGGGGGCCAAAGAAGGCCAGGTAGAGCGTTCCGTGCGGAAAGCGCAGAGCCAATACACGGTCGTTCTCGGCTATTTCGAGTTTCTGCAGAACCTGGCCTACCACCGGTGCCAGCACATCGGCACTATTGCTCCGCTTGCGGGCAAGGTGCGATACGGGCAGGCAGTAGCTGAACGTGCCAAACCCTATGCGCCAGTGGTGTGGCGCGGCGGCGGCTGGGGCAGTCCACTCCAGCACCAGTTCATCGCGCTGCTGGGTGAAGGCTGCCGTGCAGCGGCTACCCACCAGCGGCTGGCTGAGGTACACCAACTGCCAAAGAACCGGATAAGCTACCGTATGCTGCATAGGCGCGAGCAGAGGGGAAAAAAAGACCGGCACGAGGCCGGTCTGGGGTATAGCGTACAGGCGAGCAGACTGCTAGCCTATGTTGTGCATCATCTTGCGAATTCGGCCCGAGAGCAGCAGCAGCACCAGGCCCAAAAACATCACCACCAGCGCAATGCCTAGAAAGAAGGTGGAGTAGTTGAAGTTGGAGCGGATGAACACCAACAGGCCGGCAAAGATGTTGGCGATAAATACGCTGCCAAACCAGACACCCATCATAAGCGAACCCAGCCGGGGCGGTGCCAGCTTGGTAACCATGGATAGGCCAATGGGGGAGAGGCAGAGCTCGCCAAAAGTATGGAAGACGTACGTGAACATGACAAACCAGATGCTGGCCATTACCGTGCTATTGGCCTCCACCTCCAGGGCAGCCATGTACATGAAAAGAAAGCCAGCACCTGCCAACACGATGCCAATACCCATTTTGGTGGGCGTATTGGGTTCCAGTTTTGCCTTGGAGAGCAGCGTCCACAGCAGGGCAAACAGGGGGGCAAAGACAACGATCATCAAAGGATTGAGCGACTGGAAGTAGGCCGTATCGAAGGTGAAGAGTCCGGCCATGTCTTTGTTTACGTGGTTCTCGGTAAAGAAGGTGATGGAAGTGGGGGCCAGGTCGAAGCCGGTCCAGAAGGCAATGTTGAACACCGCCAGGATCACCAGGGCCCAGATGCGGTCTTTTTCCACCTTGGTAAGGGGGGTGGATGGGGTGCTGGCGGTGGCGGCCTTTTTCTTTGTCTTCGGCTTCATGCCGGCATCACCCAGGTATTTTTTTCCGAAAAGCACATAGACGAGCAGGCCCAGAAACATACCCGCGCTGGCTGCACCAAAGCCCCAGCTGTAGCCCATATAGCCCGACTCGGGCGAACGAAACCACCCGCACACAATGGGTGCCACCAGTGCACCCAGGTTGATGCCCATGTAAAAAATGGTAAAGGCGGTGTCCTTGCGCTTATCGCCCGGCTCGTACAGGTCTCCCACCACAGTCGAGATGTTGGGCTTAAAAAAGCCGTTTCCGAATGTGATCAGGATCAGGCCGAAAACAAACACGTAAAAATCGTTGCTCACCGCCAGCATGGCATATCCCAGCCCCATCAGTAGGCCACCCATCAGGATAGACCTGCGCTGGCCAATGAAGGCATCGGCCAGAAAACCACCCAGTAGGGGGGTCAGGTAAACAAAGGCCTGAAAAAAGTTGGCAATCAAGCCAGCCGTTTCCTCGGTAAGGCCCAGGCCCGCCATGCCTTCCTTGCCCGGATCCTGTATCACGGCGGCAGCCATGTAGAGACCCAGAATGGCGCGCATGCCATAGTAGCCAAAGCGCTCCCACATCTCTACGGTAAAGAGCAGGTACAACCCCTTGGGGTGTCCTTTTCCGGTTTTAGCAGTTTCCAAATTTCTAGGGGTTTTAGGGAATAGTTCTTTACAGGATTGCACAAAAATACACGAATTCTTTTTCGCTCCTAGTGCCTGCAGAGGTCAGGTCTACACTACCTAATTACACGCACAGGCCAGCCTGGCGGACCCTGGCGAGAGACCAGTGGTTCTGTGGCCAGCTTTGTAGCAGCCTGCACAGTGGGTAGCCAGCCTGGGTATCGGGGCTGAAGGGAAACGGAGACCGGGCATTGAATCGTACGCGTGTGTGGCAGAGTGGGCTGGAACACGAAAAAAAGGACACCCTATAGCCCCTCTTTTTGTGGTATCTTTGCGGCCCTACCATTAACCACGCTTCGCGAAACATGGAGTTTTTGTCTGCCCTCAGCGATATGCTGCAATACATCAAGCCGGAATACATCATTCAGTCGGCGGGGCCCTATCTGCTGGTAGTGCTAGCAGGCATCATCTTTGCCGAAACAGGCCTGATGGTGGGCTTTTTTCTACCCGGAGACAGCCTGCTGTTTCTGGTGGGCCTGTACACAGCCACGGGCTTGATTAGCGTTCCGCTGGTGGTGGTGCTGGGTGTGCTGATGGTGGCTGCCATTGTGGGCGACCAGACGGGCTACATCATTGGCCGCAAGCTGGGCCCGGCACTTTTCCGGAAGCCGGAGAGTCGTTTTTTCAAGCCGCAGTACATAGCACGCACCAAGTCCTTTTACGATCGGCACGGGGGCAAAGCCATCATTCTGGGCCGCTTTGTGCCCATTGTACGCACCTTTGTGCCCATGATAGCGGGGGTGGCCAACCTGGAGTATCGGAAGTTTGTGTCGTACAACGTAATAGGCGGCATTGTATGGATAGGCAGCATGACGCTGCTGGGCTACCTGCCGGTGGCGCTGGCCGGGCCGCGCCTGGCCGAGCAGTACATCAAGCCCAATGTGCACTACATTACGCTGGGCATTATCCTCGTCAGCGCGGTGCCCATCCTCACCACCTACCTGAGTGAGCGGCGGCGCAGCAAAGCCCAAAAAGGGGCATGAGCACAATTGCCGATCGGCTGCAGGCCGTAAAGGCCTCGCTGGCAGAAGCCTGTAGGGCGGTGGGCAGGCTACCCGAGGAGGTAAAACTGGTGGCGGTAAGCAAAACCTTCCCGGTATCGGCAGCGCAGGCAGCCTGTGCCGCCGGGCAGATGGACTTTGGCGAAAACCGTGTGCAAGAGTACCTGCAGAAGCAGCCCCTGCTGCCCGCAGCACACTGGCACCTGATAGGCCCACTACAGACAAACAAGGTGAAGTATGTGGTGGATACGGTGCACCTGATCCACAGCCTGGATAGCGAGCGGCTGGCGAGCGAGATACAGAAGCGAGCGAAGAGGCCCGTGGATTGCCTCATACAAATCAATATATCGGGCGAGGGACAGAAAAGCGGTATTCCGGCAGAAGAGCTACCTGGCCTCCTGCGCTGCCTGCCCCAGTATCCACAGGTGCGGGTGCGGGGAATGATGGGGATAGCAGAGCTGACGGAGGATACGAACCGGATCCGCAGCCAGTTTGCCCGACTAAGGGGGCTATACGACCAGCTGGGGAGGCAAACCAGCGAACAGGTGCAGATGCAGCACCTGAGCATGGGCATGAGCGGAGACTATGCCCTGGCCATTGCCGAGGGAGCCACGATGGTGCGCATTGGCTCGGCCATTTTCGGTGGCCGCAGCTAGAGTAGCCGTTTAGGCATCGTCTTCCTCATCCTGGGGGGCTGGGTCATTTATTACCAGCTTCACGCGCTTTACATGCGTATCGGTGGCAGTTAGCACTTGTAGTTCGAAGCGGCCTGCATGCAGGTAGGCTCCGGTGGGGGGCAGGCCCCCGTACAGGGCCAGTACCAGTCCGGCCAGTGTACCATGGCCGCCCCGGTAGGGCTCAAATTCCGCCTCTGGCAGCCCAGCTAGCCGGCATACATCCACCAGGGGCATGCGGCCAGATATAACGAAGGCATTGTCGGCCAGGCGGGTGTAGCCGGGGTCGTGGGTGTCGCCTTCATCCCGAATGTCGCCAAATATCTCCTCCAGGATATCTTCCAGCGTAATGATGCCACTGGTACCCCCGTACTCATCCACCACAATGGCCATGTGCTGCCGCTGCTGCTGAAAAGCCCGGAGCAGGGTATTTAGCCGCTTGGTATCGGGCACATAAAAGGGCTGCCGGATCAGCTGCTGCCAGTTCTGCAGCTTGTCGGGCTGCTTTAGCAGGTCCTTCACATACAGGATGCCCATAATGTGGTCCAGGCTAGCGCGATAAACGGGTATGCGCGAATGGCCATACGCGCGGGCCGCCTGCCACACCGTTTCCGGGCTTGCCGTGTCGGGCAGGGCGCGCACATCCACGCGTGCCCGCATAATGCTGCGCACGGCCGTCTGGTCCAGGTCTACCAGCGCACGCAGAATGCGCTTTTCCTCCGCTGGCGACTCCGTTTCCGGCGTGTGCAGGATAGCCTCCTTTAGCTGCCGGGCCGTCATGCCCTCGCCTTGTTCATCCCAGGCCTGGTGGGCATACTGCGCCAGGCGGCCCAGCACGCGTCCGGGTAG
This region of Bacteroidota bacterium genomic DNA includes:
- the phoU gene encoding phosphate signaling complex protein PhoU, producing MRLIEAEIQQLKFKILDMAELVQFQLDHIAQALVNLDYDLARRIRKKEKKIDQYDTKIDKRCERIIALHQPVANDLRFVFSVLKINGYLEQIGDGIYSMASTVPALKELHDQKLMKNLGLEGLINATKEIVTDALMSYFNEDIALSQAVFDREVPVLEQYDKCFKRLVQRIGEKPELAESLVQLVLIIQHLRRMARLGVSIAEETIFYLNGTIRRHSGEKNPSAGWEHSPPDTQEI
- a CDS encoding DoxX family protein, with product MFRNWTTQTIRILVGLLFVFSGLIKVNDPHGFAYKLIEYFEVFQQDFSFPAAFFIESAFGLAALIAVFECVLGMLLLTGWLRRFTTLSIFGLIVFFTALTFYSWYFNKVQDCGCFGDFLHLTPYQSFIKDVVLLVLISYLFLYPSRIRPLLGNKKTNALLSVVLCASFPIIVLSTLNSGPVVDLLGACVGCDFKAHTENPNGPKGIKEWIPLDSECAQNGMQGWSVLVVVKQLEDEEPGLYAQLKDTHASLDSQKVSFFLTTASLSSVLKPWKEQHKPAYCIARNGGDVLKTIIRNNKGALLLKDGVVVEKWVGQVPDAADIQRLTEQ
- a CDS encoding oligosaccharide flippase family protein, translating into MSVKTLARQTAIYGLSSIGSRLINWGLTPLYTYYLTTGEYGVYSDLLTFAFYGIVVLTFGLETAYFNYYPKSRNGDRIYATAFSWILLLSSIFLLLSLPFHVQIAGLMGYGNDTQLVWMLLLITALDSLGALPMAALRMQERAVRFASITLSHILLMVALNLIFFLTLEPTVFYIFLANLFASGLRLALSLHNNLPRLKLVERRTLSLMCTYGFWFMVSGMLGVMSVQLDRNLITRLWPDGQLWQGKAYTGAELNGIYSAIYKVAIIITLFTTAYRAAAEPFLFRQAKKKNSLENTARIFNYFTMIKIFIMLVTGCLAYEIVSFNGFGLLSFSFIHPDYWPGLQAVPLLLAANVFWGAHLSLGIWYKVKAKLNYALLISAVGAVVTIGLNSLLIPYMGFMGAAVATLVSYATLAILSYKWGNRYYPVPYQVNRLLVYGLIAFALVWGFMELTLAGYTQGWFSLLKIGCCVAFIWIVRRLERNNLMRTHFAED
- a CDS encoding RecX family transcriptional regulator, yielding MMPGLEPWLTRAQRYCAQQERSAMEVLMKLQGWGCPTPWALEILRLLQDERYQDEQRFASLYVRSKANQNQWGRQKIAAGLARKGVPGPIAEAALQALDGAEQQQRIQKLMRRKLAQLPPDSPQRYERVVRYLLQKGFSYPDIRAAWDVLLHEK
- a CDS encoding MmcQ/YjbR family DNA-binding protein — protein: MKELDTLQAYALAKPGSEPTMPFGDDALVLKVRGKIWMIIRLDSTPLYISVKCDPAQALELRARYAAVQPGYHLSKKHWNTICLDGSLPDVELRHWIDHSYELVVSALPKKERDTL
- a CDS encoding glycosyltransferase family 2 protein, whose product is MPATVTLVLVNWNGKHLLQQFMPTLQPAGWPQLQLCMVDNASTDGSAAWLRTHYPDARLLQPAQNLGFAHGNNLAVEQIESTYVLLLNTDVACTPGWLAPLVALAEQNPRLAAVMPKIRSYRQPTCFEYAGAAGGWLDAWGFPFCRGRIFGTLEPDKGQYDDARPVFWASGACMLIRTSVIRQLGLFDQGFGAHMEEIDFCWRAQNAGYEIWVEPKSLVYHLGGASLPMGHPRKVFYNIRNSLLTYAKNAPLGSAVRMLGFRLCLDGVWGLVQLLRLRPALTWTVIRAHLSFWGRLRSAWRSRRLQPPRRLHQLAGYYPGSLLWQHYVRGKKTFRSLFRSL
- a CDS encoding YbaB/EbfC family nucleoid-associated protein — encoded protein: MNIADMFGKMQEMQQRLEEAKKKLADITVEGMAGGGMVRVTANAARQILHVQLEADVLQDKEMLEDLIAAATNNALEKAEQAARQEMSKITQGMLPNIPGLDISQLGL
- a CDS encoding NFACT RNA binding domain-containing protein; this translates as MQHTVAYPVLWQLVYLSQPLVGSRCTAAFTQQRDELVLEWTAPAAAAPHHWRIGFGTFSYCLPVSHLARKRSNSADVLAPVVGQVLQKLEIAENDRVLALRFPHGTLYLAFFGPRGYACWQARQKADSPLFFRSPGQLDLAALSLVCPASLLPSVPPTHVPRWIDDAMRQYMQAHTYTPAHYLAHCCDGSATVGEQAGRPVFCLHPLPGLARLPLPEALATHVRQYYRQQQHQHRYARVAHWVHRQYRLATARHADREAALAALLAERPPEEIGHLLMANLHRIRPGMEAIELEDLYRAGVLRVQLDPLLPAAEQAARWYRKQKDRSKRLQWLQAQLPQLQAAAAAATQAFTDFQQVDGPEALKAFMSRYPQPEADTAATGDAPAAPFRRFEYQGFKILVGRNATSNDRLTFGYAHKHDLWLHARDVRGSHVVLRRAHAKQEVPPAVLEYAAGLAAWFSKQRRASLATVSYTERKYVRKHKKLAVGQVVLDREQTLLVAPQSPESPVTPA